CGCATTGAGATATTGCCCTCCGCCTAGCAGAAGGAAATTTACAAATGCTAAAAATACTATTAACTTTCTCATTTGGGTGCGAAAGTAAGCAAAGTATCGAAAGAAAAAAAGATTTTTTTATAAGCTTTAACATTTAATAAACTCGAAAACGTTTTCACTGTTTTTTTAAATACAAATTATACTAAAATGGTGTTTTTTTATGTCTAAAATTCATAAAAAAACAATCTCAAATTAAAATAATCTCAAGAGTGAACCTCAAATTTGACAAAAACTATCAAAAATGTAAATATTTGATGTTGTACATTTTATTTAATAAATTTAGATTTTATATCTATAATAAAATTTCCATTATTGTAAATTCCTGTCCTTCTTTTGAGAAAATTTTGTGCGTATCTAACATTCCTAATTTCTCATAAAATGACTTTTTATTGCTCCTTGCATTGCACCAAATTTTTCTTAAATTTTGTTCTTTAGCAATTTCAAAAATAAAATTTAACAATTGAGAAGCAATTCCTTTACCTTGATATTCTTCTAAAGTTGCTAATTTTCTAAATTGCATTTCCTGATCTGCAATAAAACAAGAAACAATAGATACTAACTTTTCCTGATCAAAAACACCAAAATGCAATCCTAGATTATCTTCTTCTAATTGTACAAATTCAACGGGTTTATGAGGCCACATAACTTCATGTCTGATCTCCCAGGTTTCAGAAGGTTCTATTCTTTTAATAGTCATCGGTTTATT
Above is a genomic segment from uncultured Flavobacterium sp. containing:
- a CDS encoding GNAT family N-acetyltransferase, with protein sequence MTIKRIEPSETWEIRHEVMWPHKPVEFVQLEEDNLGLHFGVFDQEKLVSIVSCFIADQEMQFRKLATLEEYQGKGIASQLLNFIFEIAKEQNLRKIWCNARSNKKSFYEKLGMLDTHKIFSKEGQEFTIMEILL